The Capsicum annuum cultivar UCD-10X-F1 unplaced genomic scaffold, UCD10Xv1.1 ctg50237, whole genome shotgun sequence DNA segment ATAGCTAGTTTCACCAACTTATAAACTTAGCCAGACCCTTTATATACTGATGCACAAACCTCTAAAACCTTGGGATAGAGCATCTTAACACAAAGGAAGTGATAACGAAAAAGATATAGTTGAGGATAAAGATGAAATAAAGTGTAATTTACCAAGAGAATAGCATCTCTAGTTGCCATAGCAATAATATCAGCACAAGAGACCAAGCCTTCGCATTCTGCCTCTAAATCATCTTTAATTGCATCAATAAGTTCATAACCCCTAACACTTTTATTTGGGAGTGCTTTTTTCTCACTATTATCTCCATCCAATAGAATTGATGCATCACAACCCTATATATTCATCATGTACGTAACAAAAGTATTAGTCCATTCAATTGTAACAGAAAATTGTACCACAAATATTTCATAAAGAgcattctattttattttcttacataGTCAAGCATGCTTGGTTGTGCACTTCTAAAATATTTGCATTATGTTAAAATATATCGCCACAAGGAAATACTTTTGTTCTGTTCTATGAGAAACTCTTTCTTTAGTTACACTTGAAAAAGAATAATGGGTTATTTTATTATAAGCTGTGGAAGTAGGATTTGGAATTTGTGAGTTACGTAGTCTTTTAAGTTACgagttttaaataattaatttgtaaAAATGATTTAACTTTGAGCTTTTAACTTTAACCGTAATGATATTACTTGACagccacaaaaatattattgcatgTTCAAAATCGtaagtttcaaaaaaatttcattctttCATTAAGCTCCATGTCAAATCAAACAACTTACCAAGGATCTTGGAAAGCTTGGATACTTGTTGGGTATTGAAGTAGCAAGATCAAAGGCGGGAATATCACTTTATCAAAGGAAGTATGTTACAGTCTTTTTAGAGCAGACTGCTGCTCCTGCCGACTTTATCAAAGGAAGTATGTTACAGACTTTTTAGAGCAGACTACTGCTCCTGCCGCCCGCTTGGCGGGCGGAGCGCTCGTTATCCTGACTTTTCTCTCTGCTGGGGCCCTCCCATTGCTATAGCCATAAGCTATGGCAGCTCCAGCTCGCAACCACAGGGGCCCGCCCCGCGAGGCCATAAACATGAGACCGGAAAAGTAGTGAATATAATAGTACTCCACTTTCATGATCAAAAAATTTGTATCCGCCACTGATACTATAGTAAGCTAAAGGGGGTCGGGTATGTGTGCGCGCATGGGgaagaagggggggggggggtaggttATTAGAGAGTAAACTTAAGTATGAAGAAGTAGAAAATGCAAGAGTTATATAAGTTTCTTACATTAACAAAGCAATCGTGAAACTGCAAACGAAGAAGAGCAGCTGCAATAGACTTTTCCTTCTTTGTAAAAAACCATGTTTTTACAACATTTCGGACAACACCTTCAACATCTGTCAGCCCACATTTTCCTTTGTAGAATCCAACTCTAAGTTCCCCATAGCATTCCCCAGAAAATACTaccaaaattaataacacaacCAATAGTGCCACTGCCTTAGACatttttgccaaaaaaaaaaaaaattcttgttttttcttttttggttcttCTCTCAAATATAATAATGTGGATGGAAGAAACACATTTTTGATCCTATTTATAGTATTCTGCTAAGGTTATTAAGATAATGAAGCATGAAATTCAAACAATATGTCTGCTCTGCACGACAATTTCTAACCGATTGTTATAACGTGCATTCAACTTCTTGAAGTAAATTAATGAATAGGTAGATTACATAGTCGAAGAGAATGCGTGGCGCTACTCATATGGCTTAATATATTGTATTAATTAACACCCCACATtccgtttcaatttatgtgacacattaCAATTTCTGAAAGTCAAATTGACTGATCTTTAAAGCTAAATTGGATGAGATTAACTGAATATCTTAAAAATGAAATATCATATATTCAATAGTTGTACGAAATGTATTTTAAGTTGCAATGTTAGAGGCAAATATCCAAGATTTAAATTCTATGGTTCATTCTTTAGGTTTTTagtaatgaattaattataat contains these protein-coding regions:
- the LOC124892742 gene encoding peroxidase 60-like — encoded protein: MSKAVALLVVLLILVVFSGECYGELRVGFYKGKCGLTDVEGVVRNVVKTWFFTKKEKSIAAALLRLQFHDCFVNGCDASILLDGDNSEKKALPNKSVRGYELIDAIKDDLEAECEGLVSCADIIAMATRDAILL